The nucleotide window TTTATTGAGACTAAAAATAAAGTGCATTAAGAAGTGATTGACAAAATTTATATATTATTAAATTTCAATTATATGGGCATTATATTAAATATCAAATTTATTTATATTAAAAGGAGAAATATTATGAAAGTTAGTGCAAGAAATCAAATTCCAGGAAGGATTTTTAAAATTAACGAAGGAGCAGTAAACGCAATTGTAGAAATTAAAGTATCTGAAGATATTATAATTTCCTCAACTATTTCTATGGAGTCTATAAAAGAGCTTAATCTTAAAGTAGGAAGTCGAGCTTACGCAGTTATAAAATCTACATCTGTTATGATTGGAATAGAATAATAATCATTTCGTAAAAAAATGCCCTAGAAGGGCATTTTTATGCTTTTAAAAATACAGTGATAAATTTCATAAACAAGATTTTTTTACTTAGATTATTAATAGATATTAATTTATTTAGCAAATCTTACTCCCATTTCAAAGGCTTTTTTGCAGTCCTTTGGAAATTCTTCATCTCGTCTCTTTACTTTCTTTTTTTCATCAAATGCTGTTGAAACATATTTAGAATAGTCATCAAATTGATAAGTATCAGTAACAATTAATGTTTCTGATGATCCAAAAATATTTCTCATAAAATTTTCTGTAGTATTAAAATTTTGTCTGTAGCCAGCTTTATCTATATAATCATCAGTAATATTCATTGTATATATAAATCCTGTTGATATTTTCTTTTTAAAAAGAGATGGATAATTTTCCTCATATACAGTATAAGGGAACATCAAACGTTCCATAAAGGACCTAATTGCTCCTGTTGTATCACCAAAATAAATAGGAGAACCAAAAATAAGAGCGTCAACTTCCTTAATTTTGTTGAGAATTGATGTTAGATCATCATTCATTGCACACTTTCCATAACTTTTACCACCTATTCTTTTACAAGCAAAACAACTAATACAACCTTTGTAGTTAAGATCGTAAAGATTGATAAGTTCTGTTTCTGCACCTAGTGATGCTGCTCCTTCAAG belongs to Gottschalkia purinilytica and includes:
- a CDS encoding TOBE domain-containing protein; the protein is MKVSARNQIPGRIFKINEGAVNAIVEIKVSEDIIISSTISMESIKELNLKVGSRAYAVIKSTSVMIGIE
- a CDS encoding flavodoxin family protein; this encodes MKVIAINGSPRKNGNTATLLKKSLEGAASLGAETELINLYDLNYKGCISCFACKRIGGKSYGKCAMNDDLTSILNKIKEVDALIFGSPIYFGDTTGAIRSFMERLMFPYTVYEENYPSLFKKKISTGFIYTMNITDDYIDKAGYRQNFNTTENFMRNIFGSSETLIVTDTYQFDDYSKYVSTAFDEKKKVKRRDEEFPKDCKKAFEMGVRFAK